GAGGTTGAATCGAAGTGAACCGTCATGCTTCATACATAGAAAAACCCTCAGCGTTGGCAGGAGTATTCATGAAACCGTTGTCTTATCTCTTGATCTGTTTTTCCTCATTGTTATTGGGGGCGATGTTTGTGACAGAAACGCAGGCTGGTGAGAAGCCTCACGTCGTATTTGTAACCGGTGATGACGAATATCGTTCTGAAGAATCGATGCCGATGCTGGCAAAAATATTGAAGCGGGATTATGGATTCGACGTGACGATCTGTTATTCACTCGATGAAGATGGCAATATTGCTCCAGGAAACCAAAAATCAATCAGTGGTCTGGAAGCACTCGATGACGCAGACCTGATGGTGCTGTTCACTCGTTTTCGGGATTTACCACCTGAGCAGTTCCAGCATTTTTTAAAGTATGTCAAATCAGGAAAGCCGGTTGTTGGTTTCCGAACTGCAACGCATGCATTTCTGTTTCGTGATCCGAAGAGCCCTTTCAAGGATTGGAACAATGAAAAGATCGCTGAACTCGTGGGCCAAAGATGGATCACACACCATGGTCATTTTGGGGATGGTCACGAATTTTTGACTGAAGTCACTATTGATGATGATGCCAAAGAGCATCCGATTCTGCGAGGCGTGAAACCGTATAAAGCTTACTCCTGGTTGTATCACGTGCATGGCGGCAGTGAAGGTCATAAGCTGGCGGGTGACAGTAAGCCTCTTCTGATCGGGCATTCGCTAAAGTCAAATCACCAGATGAAAGGCAACTTGGATAAATTTCCGATGACCAATCCCGTTGCCTGGACGAAGACATACAAAGGAGAAGACGGGACCAAGGGGCGTGTCTTCTTTACTACAACGGCACATCCCTTTGATTTCAAAGATTCCAATGTGCGAAAATTGTCGCTGAACGGAATTTTGTGGGCACTGGGGATGGAAGATCAAATTCCAACCCAGGGAGCCAAGACGGATTTCGTTGGAGAATATGAACCAAATAATTCCGGGACGGGACCAAAGAAGTATAAGACGGGTCAAAAACCTGAAAAGATTTGATAAAGTAAATCACAATCAATGGAGATAGTGAGCACGAGTCTGAAAGAGATTCGTGCTCTTTTTAGATCAGTAGTTTTTCCAGAAGGATGGAACAAACAGCACGAGAATCGCAAACAGTTCCAGTCGACCTAACAGCATCAGAACGGTCAAAATCACTTTTCCTGTCAGGGTAAAGTCAGCATAGTTTTCTGTGGGACCCAATTCGCCGACACCCGGACCGATATTATTCAGGGTCGCGACCACGGCACTGGTACAGTCAATCAGTTTCTCCGGTTTATTCTTTTGCCATTCCGTATTCGGCTCGATGGCCGTCAGTAACAGGCTGCTGAAGATGAAAATTACCAGGACCAGACTGAAATAAACGGTGACATCGTTTCGTATGCTCTGTTCGATATTGGTCTCGCCGAGTCGAACAGGGCGAACCACATTCGGGCGGAATGATTTTTCGATTTCGAGCCAGATGATTTTCGCAAAGAGGACGAATCGAATGACTTTAATGCCACCTGCTGTCGAGCCGGCACAGCCGCCGACAAACATCAACAGCAGCAATAACATTTTGGAAGATTCGTTCCAGGTATCGAAGTCGCCGGTTCCATAGCCGGTAGTAGTCATGATCGAGACGGCTTGGAAGCCGGCATAACGCAGTGCGTCAGGCAGGTTATCGTAAATCTGGTTTCGCATCAGGTTGTAGGTCAGAAACAGAATTGCGGAGCCTAGAATGATCAAGTAGGTACGAAACTCAATGTCGTTTCTCAGTGGAGCGATGAAGTGTTTCCAGGAACGGTCCTGCGAGCGAATATTTTTGAGTGAAAGAAAATAAAGCGAGAAGTTGGTGCCGGCAGCAACCATAAAGGCGGCGATCGTAAATTCAATTAGCGAACTGTTAAAGTAGCCGACACTGGCATTGTGCGTGCTGAAACCGCCGGTTGCCATTGAGCCGAAGCTGTGACAGAATGCGTCGAACACACTCATGCCTTCCAACCAGAGGATCAATGCCAGGACGAGTGTAAAAGAGACGTAGATGGTCCACATGACAATTGCCGATTCACGCACGCGCGGTCGCACAGCTTCACTTGTGGGACCGGGGACTTCGCGTTTCATTAACGCCTTTCCACCCGCACCCAGATGGCTCAGAATTGCGACGAACAAAACGATGATTCCCATGCCTCCCAGGCAATGAGTAAAACTGCGCCAGAATAGAACCGAACGGGGAACCAGTGCTGGGTCTTCCAGTTCACGCAGCACGGAAGCCCCGGTGGTCGTGAATCCCGAAATCGATTCGAACAAGGCATCGGGAATGGTCATTGGGATATTTGGTGTGACCATGGTCCCGGAAAAAAGAAAAGGCAGGCAGCCGAGAATTCCGGAATAGATCCAGCTCAGTCCGACAATTGCCAATGCTTCTTTTCGCAGGATGGTGCCATGTTCATTGCGACCGACGAGATATAGAATGGAGCCAGAGACAACACTGCAGGCGATGGCACCACAAATGCCCCAGAAGCCCGCGGATTCGAATTCGGCGGTTTCACCAAAGATCGGAAATGCCCAGGGGAGACTGAAGACCATTGAGGCTCCGACCAGCATTCCCACAAGACCCAATAAACGACAAAGAAGCAACCAATTCATTATATTTCAACTTATTGAATCTGTACGGAATTGAACGACTGGACTCTTCCAGAGTATTCGAGTTAAATATAGGAAGTCATAAATTTTTGAGATTATAGCACGTCTTTGCTTTTTGAACGATACTACTCATTCCGTTTTAGGAAATTCTATTATGGTCGCTCGTCCTCTATTTCGAACTGGTTATCAGCTCGGTTTCGCCTTCTTGTTTTTTACTCTGACGGTCTCGTTGCCCGCGGAAGAATTGGAGCAATTAACCTACCATAATCCAGATCTTGAAGTTGATCTGGGGGTCGGGTTATGGGCTTGGCCGCTTCCGATGGATTACGATGGCGATGGTGATCTGGATCTGTTGGTTTCCTGCCCGGATAAGCCTTCCAATGGAACCTATTTCTTCGAAAATCGATCCGATGGTAAACAGAAGCTGCCTGTTTTTGAGCCGGGGGTTCGCTTGGGAAAAGGCTATCACAATACCTGTCTCTCATCGATCAATGGAACACCTCGTGTCTTAGTTTCCGGGAGGGAAGTGGTTGATTTTCAAAAGCAGGGTTTTGATAAACTGACTGCGTTACCCGTTGACCGAAATGTGCATGGGAAAAAAGTGCGTGCGAATCAATGGTACTATGTGGATTACGACGGCGATCAGGATCATGATTTGATTGTAGGAGTCGGCGACTGGGGTGACTATGGCTGGGACGACGCCTACAACGAACAGGGGCAGTGGACCAACGGACCGCTGCATGGTTTGGTGTATGTGCTGAAAAATTCTGGTACCGATGAAAAGCCCAATTATGAAAAACCGGTCAAGATTAAGGTCGGAGATCAGCCTCTGGAAGTGTTTGGCTGGCCTTCTCCTAACTTTGCCGACTTTGATCATGATGGTGATCTGGATTTGTTGTGTGGAGAATTTCTGGATCAATTAACATACTTCGAGAATATAGGAACCCGAAGCGAACCTCGTTATGTGTCTGGGCGCCGTCTGGCGAATAATGGTCAGCCTTTGCAGATGGATTTGCAGATGATCGTGCCGACTGCGATTGACTGGGATCAGGATGGCGATACCGATCTGGTGATTGGGGATGAAGATGGACGTGTCGCATTCATGGAGAATACGGGAGAACTGTTGGGCGGGCTGCCTCAGTTTCTCTCTCCACGTTATTTCCGGCAAAAGGCAGCGGGAGTCAAGTTTGGTGCTCTGGCGACGCCTTACGCTTATGACTGGGATGGTGACGGCGATGAAGATCTGATCTGTGGGAATACCGCAGGCTATATTGGTTTGATTGAAAATCTGGATGGAAACGCGAATTCCCCTCAACTGGCTGCCCCTCGTTATCTGGAAGCAGGCGGCCGACCGATTCGAATTCAGGCAGGTCCTAACGGCTCGATTCAAGGTCCCTGTGAAGCGAAGTGGGGATATACAACCCAGACGGTCGCAGACTGGAATCAGGATGGATTGCCCGATTTACTGGTGAATTCAATCTGGGGAGAAATTCTCTGGTACGAAAATATTGGGACACGGAAAGCTCCCAAACTGGCTCCTGCACAGACGGTAGACGTGGAATGGAAGGGCAATGTTCCCAAGCCTGCCTGGAACTGGTGGAATCCGCGTGGCAATCAATTGGTGACTCAGTGGAGAACGACTCCCGTTGCCGTCGATTTCAATCAGGATGGCCTAACTGATTTGGTGATGCTGGATCATGAAGGTTATATTGCCTTTTTTGAGCGGGTTCGTGATGGCAAAGAACTCAAGTTGCAGCCGGGCCAGCGAATTTTTGTGGATGAATCTCTCAAGCCGATTCAACTGAATCCCAAACGGGCCGGCGGTAGTGGGCGGTATAAACTGCATATCGTCGACTGGGATGGCGATGGACGCTTGGATCTACTCGTGAATAGCATGAATGCTGACTTCTATCGCAATGAAAAAACCGTTGATGGAAAAGTCGTCTTGAAAAATCAGGGACCCCTCAGTTCACGAAAACTGGCCGGCCATACCAGCAGCCCTTGTACGGTGGATTGGGACAAGGACGGCGTTCGTGATTTAATCGTGGGTGCCGAAGACGGTTATCTGTATTGGATGCAGAATCCGCGTTCAAAGAAATAATGACACAACTGCTCTCAATTGTCTGGTAGAAATATGCTGGCACAGAATCGAATCGCATTTAAAGAATGGGGGGCTGTCTGCGCTGCGTTAGGGCAGGGGAGACAGTCCGTCCTGGTACGAAAGGGAGGCATTCACGAAGGACAACAGGGTTTCCGTGTTGACCATCGTGAGTTCTGGCTTTTTTCGACGCGTTTTCATCAGGGGGCTGAGCAGTTACAGCCGGAATTTAGCGATTTACTCCAAGCCCCGATTGCGATTGAGCCCGCTTCGGAAAAGATCATGCTGGCATTGTATGCAGTGGTTGAAAAGGTCGCAGAAATCAAAGATCCGTCAGTGCTTTCCCGGTTGGATTCGCTTCAGGTTTTGAATCAGGAAACGATCCAACAGCGGTTTGAATATAAAAACCCGGGTTTATTTGTGTTGCTGGTCCGCGCTTATCAACTGTCTCAACCATTTGAAGTAGAGAGTGAAACGCGTTATGCCGGTTGCCGAAGTTGGGTTGAATTATCGCAAGAATATTCAACCAGCAATCTGACACCCATCTTGACCGATGAGCAGTTTGCACAGCAGCAACAGGCTTTGGAACAGATTATTACTTGAGTCGAGGAATGTGTCGGCCAAACAAAAACAGCCCGGTTGGTTATCAACCGGGCTGTTGTGATTCAGTCTCTGGCTATGCTTTATAGATTTTCTCGCGACCTTCTGTCACATTCTTCGTGGCGTTACGTGTATCTAGAATCATGCCTGAATGTTTGACGATAAAGTCATAGTCATAGGCACTATGATCTGTGGCGATGAGCACACAATCCTGAGCTGCCAGAAATTCGGGAGTTAATTCCTGACTTTCCATAGCCGGTACATTGTGATGACGCATCTTGGGCAAACTTGGAATATGAGGATCGTTGTAAGTGAAGTCCACGCCACGTTCGAGTAGCAGGTCTAACAGGTGGAACGATGGGCTTTCGCGGGGGTCGTCGACATCTTTTTTGTAGGCAACGCCCAGCATGCAGATTTTACTTCCTTTGAGAGGCTTTCCCTGCTGATTCAGAAACTCGGCCAATCGGTCAATCACATAACGCGGCATACGGGTATTGACTTCCCCCGCTAACTCGATGAATCGCGTGGTGAGGCCTTCTTTGCGTGCCAGCCAGCTCAGGTAGAACGGGTCGATGGGAATACAGTGCCCCCCCAGTCCCGGGCCAGGGTAGAAGGCCTGAAAACCGAAGGGTTTGGTTTTCGCTGCATCGATGACTTCCCAGACATCAATGCCCATGCGATCAAATAATGTTTTAAGTTCATTGACCATCGCGATATTGACCGCGCGGTACGTATTCTCCAGAATCTTACAGGCTTCAGCCACTTCCGGTGAAGAAACCGGAATCACATTGACCACGGCATGTTCATACAAGGCAGCGGCGATTCGCAGGCTGTTTTCTTCCATCCCGCCGACGACTTTGGGAATCCCTGCTGCAGAAAAATCCGGGTTGCCGGGATCTTCACGTTCCGGGCTGTAGGCGAGATAATAGTCCTCGCCGATTTTAAGGCCTTTGGCATCGAGAATCGGCAACAGGACATCGCGTGTTGTTGTCGGATAAGTTGTGCTCTCTAGTACGACGAGTTGACCGGGGCGTAATGACTCGGCAATCGCTTTCGCTGTATTTTCGACATAGGCGAGGTCAGGGTCGCGGCTCGTTGTCAGCGGGGTCGGTACGCAGATCAGCAGAGCATCTGCTTCGCTCATGCGTGATAAATCTGTGGTCGATTCAAACTGTTTCTTTTCCAGCCAGTCGGAAACTGTTTTGGAAGGGATATGTTGGATATAGCTTTTGCCGGCCTGAAGTTGATCGACCTTATTTTGATCAACATCGAATCCCATCGTTTTGAAGCCGCTGTTCACAAAGGCATCAATCAGGGGGAGTCCTACATATCCCAAGCCGATAATACCAATGATTGCAGTTTTATCTTTAATTGCCTGCTCAAGCTGATTTGCCATCTAAGTGCCGTCCTTGTTTAAGTCATTAATGCAGGTATACGATGCTGCGAAGCCGGCCGGATCATATCAGTCGAACTTATTTCCTGCAAGCATTTTAGCGGAGGCCCTCCAACCGGAGATTTCTCTCGATGTATCGACAGATTCTATTAAGAATTCCGCGGTTGTCGTTGTGTATCCAAACCGAACATCTGAATACACTTCCAAGTGTTTGGGCTTAAATTTGTAGCGCAGGCAAACTCTATGCACCATTTCCAGAGTGGGAAAACGGACCCAGGAGAACCAGATCTGCAACGAAAGAACCAGGCTGTTTTATAGCAGACCTGTATGGCGTAAAAGTGGTTCAGGGCTGGGTTCACGGCCGCGGAACTCTTTGAAGAGATCCATTGGATGGCAACTGCCACCCTTGGCAAGAATGGTGTCACGGAACCGTCTGCCTGTTTCTGCCACAGCCTGTTCATTGTCGAGGCCTGCTTCTTCAAAGGCACTGAATGCATCGGCACTGAGCACTTCCGCCCATTTATAACTGAAGTAGCCGGCTGCATATCCTCCGGCAAAAATGTGCTGGAAAGAACACAGAAAACGATCTTCCGGCAGCATCGGCAGGATTGAAGTCGTCTGGCTCACTTCGCGCTGGACATCGAAGACGGTTTGAGAACCATTCGGATCAAACTCACTATGCAGTTTCAAATCGACGACACCAAATTGGATTTGACGGAGCATCTGTGTGCCCGCCTGGTAGTTGCGTGCGGATTTAATTTTCTCAAATAATTCGTCAGGCAATGTTTCCCCGGTTTCGAAATGTTTGGCCATACCCAGGAGCGTGGGCTTATGATAACACCAGTTTTCCATAAACTGGCTGGCTAGTTCGACAGCATCCCACTCCACACCATTAATGCCGGCAGCATCTGCTTCATTGATCGTCGTCAGCATGTGCTGCAGGCCATGTCCGAATTCGTGAAACAGCGTTTCGACTTCGCGGAACGTCATCAGGGACGGCTTGTCTCCCACGGGAGGTGTCGAATTACAGACCAGATGAGCAACGGGAATTTGTACGTTGCCTGCAACGATTTTGCGGCCGAGGCAATCGTCCATCCAGGCGCCTCCGCGTTTGTCGGCGGGACGTGCATAAGGATCGAGATAAAATCCGGCTATTGTTTCGCCCGTTTCACTGGCAATATTGAAATAGCGGACATCTTTATTCCAGACAGGGACTTCTTCCGCTACAGCGGTGACCGTAATTCCAAAGATTCGATTTACTAACTCGAATAAGCCATCCAGAACTTTTTCCAGTGAGAAGTAGGGGCGTAATTCTTCATCTGTATAGCTGAAACGCTGCTCGCGCAGTCGTTCTGACCAGAAGGCAAAATCCCATTGGATGATCGGTTCCGTTTCGCCCTGTTCCGCGGCAAATTCTTGTAGCTCTTTTAAATCCTGCTGGCCTGCATCCCATGATGCCGTACGCAGTCGTTCTTCCATTTCCAGAACCGCATCAATGCTGGGAGCCATTTTCTCTGCCAGACTTACTTCGGCAAAACTTTGATAACCGAGGAGTTGTGCTTTTTCTTTACGCAGTTTCAGGATCTGTGGGATCAAGGGGGTATTATCAACGTCTCCTTCCGAGGCGCGCGTGATAAAAGCCCGATATACTTTTTCGCGCAGGTCTCGCTTTCGACAGTGCTGCATGAATGGACCGAAGCAGGGGAAATCCAAACTGATTCTCCAAGGCCCCTGTTCAGGAGTTGCTTCGGTGTCGGCTTCTTTGTCATCCCAACTGTTATAGGATTGGGCCGTCAATTGTTTGAGACTGTCGGGAAACCCTTCTACGACATCTGGGTCCGTGATAATCAGCGAAAAGGCTTTTGTCGCGTCCAGAACATTGTTTGAGAACTTGGTTGCCAGACGAGACAGTTCTGTTGCGATTTCATTAAACCGTGTGAGTTGTTCTCCTTCGAGGCCGATGCCGGCGAGCTCTGCTGACAGAATCCGTTTGTCAATAATCCGGCGTTGCGCGTCATTGAGTTCATTCCACTTATTGCTGTCGCGCAGACTTTTCAAGGCTTCGTAGATGGGCTTGCTTTGTTTCACACGCAATGAGAAAGCAACCACTTCCGGAAGCACGCTTTCATAAGCTTCGCGCAGTTCGGGAGTATTTTTTACACCCAGCAAATGTCCGATCGACCCCCATGATCGTTCCCAGGGATAGTCTAATTCTTCCAAGGGCTGCATCAGACCTTCCCAAGACGGCTCTGCCTGTTTTTCAATTTTTTCCAGTCCGGAAGTTGATTGCTCCAGCAGTGACTTGACGGCAGGTTCAATGTGCTGAGGTTCGATGCAATCAAAACGAGGAAGGCCCTCAGAAACCAGTAAAGGGTTGTCGGCTAACGTATTTTGCTGATCCATACTAAAAACGATCCTTCTTGCGGAATTTCTGGTATTCAAAGTGATTGGCGTTCCTGTGCCGGATCATAATTCATCGTCGATCGGCGGGGCCATCATAAAAAATAGAAGACTTCTGTATAAAGCCATTCTATATATTCGATGAATCGATACAATGCCCTGTAGGATTTTACTTGATAAGAGTCCCCTGCCGATACCTTGGAAGACGTGAAATGAGTCGCGTTTTGACTGGGAATCGTTTTTTACCGAGTATCCAAGAGCTGTTGGCTCGAGCATATTTCGCTATCGGACCGCATTATTATGGTAGAACGCGTTCTGGCGATCTGGACGGGAATCATTTTGTCGGGCTTGTTCCCTGTACAGTGTGGGGCAGAAGAGGCTCAAGAATCGGCTGCTAAGAGGAAAATCGAGGAGATTCAAAGGAAAATACTTACTATGAAAACATTGGGCGGTCGTCAGTTTTGGGGTGATGTGCAGTTTTTTCAAGGCTGGAAAATTCAGCAGAATGTGATCAGTAAACATTATCGCCTGCTGGATGCGGGAGACCAGCGCCATGCGAGCGGAACTTTAGAAGCATGTCAGGCACGGCTGGAAGAAATTAAAGAGGCAAATCAGTTGAAGCCGATGCAGGGAAAAGCTGTCATATTGATTCACGGCATCATACGCTCATCCAAATCATTTGAAAAATTGAAAGCAGCCTGCCGACAATCAGGGCGGATGGTGGTCCCTTTTGATTATCCCAGTACGCAGGTCACAATTCCTGAGAATGCAAATTATTTGGCGCAGGTGATTGAGTCTTTGGAAGGCGTTGAAGAAATCGATCTAGTGGTACACAGTATGGGAGGACTGGTAGTTCGTTCCTGGCTGTCACAGCAGCCAGATGTTGATTCCCGAATCAAGCGGATGGTCATGCTGGGAGTGCCGAACCGAGGCGCAGATATGGCAGATCGGTTTCGCTCGAATCTGTTATTTAAAGTCATCTTTGGTCCCGCCGGTCAGCAGTTGGTGACCGAAGCCAATAGTGATTTTATTGCCAAGCTGCCAACGCCCCCCTTTCCCTTCGGAATTGTAGCGGGCGGGCGGAATGCCTTGAAGGGATATAATCCGCTGATTCGTGGTGATAATGATGGAACAGTAGGCGTGAACAGCACACGTTTGCCGGGGGCAGCTGACTATATTTTGTTACCGGTATTACACTCTTTTATGATGAGTGATTCTGAGACGATTGCATATACGATGCGTTTTCTGAAGACGGGGGCATTCCGCGAATCGGGTGAAACTCAGCCGATTCCCGTTGCTGAAACTGAAACCGTTCCCTGAACTGGAACGAACTAAATTATTGAGTTTCAAATCAATTAGTAGAATACAGCGAATAGGTTATGGTTATGGAACGAGATAAACGACACTTGCAGATACTTTCAAAGTTACAGATCATTTACGGAATTCTGAATCTGTTTGTATCGTTTTATTTTTATAAAGTCACCTCCGTCATGGTACGTGATTATCAAAAGGTGCTTGAAGAATCAAATCCAGAGGTGCAAGTAGGTTTATTGCTTGGCTTCGGTTTTATTCTTTTTTTACTCGGAGTTGTGGTTTTATTCTGTATTATTCTGACAGGACAATCTCTGGCGCGATATGAAAATTATCAATATTGCCTCATCATTGCAGTGCTGGAATGTCTGATATTTCCTATCGGTACGATTCTTGGGATTTATACGATTTTGGTTTTGCGACGCGCATCGGTCAAAGAATTATTTTCTGTAACTCAAGCGGAAGCTGGGAAAAGTAGTGTCAGTTAGTTACGCCACTCGCATTTTTTCTTACGAGACAGATTCTGTTTATGTCTGACACAAAAGCCATACCCGTTTCGAAATCTGTCTCGGCTCGAGTCTGGAAGTTGATCAAATGGGGGTTGCTGGCTTTGGTCCTCTATTTTGTGGGGCAGCAAGGCTATCAACTCTATCAGGAGCAGAGTGATTCGCTGGCTGAAATTCAGATCAAGCCAGTCTGGCTGGTCCTGGCGGGGTGTTGCAACTTTGTAGCCTGGTTGCCGTCAGTCTGGTTCTGGCAGCGATTGATGATTACCTCAGGTGAACAAGTCGCTTTCTGGCCCACTGCCCGCGCCTATTATGGGGGCCACCTGGGGAAATATATTCCGGGGAAAGTTTCCGTTTTATTGATTCGAGCGACTTTGTTAAAAGAGTTTGGCGTGCGCGTTTCCGTGTCTGCTTTGACGGCCGCTTATGAGACACTGGCAGTTATGGGAGTGGGCTTAGTCGTGTTTCTAGCATTAGTGCCTCATGTGTTTAATTCCGATCAGCTAGCCGAATGGCCAGCCTGGATTCAGTCGATTCAAGCCCGGCCACTGCTGGTTCCGATTTTGTTTTTGTTTGTCTTATTTGTCTCTTTGCCTTTAGTTTCACGGCTTCTGAATCTGGTTTCAAAAAAAATTACAAAGTCCGAGGTCGAAGCGTCTGCAGCAGAACCGCGGCCTTCGATTTCGATTCGTTTACTTTATGTGGGCGTCTTTGTGTTTTTGATCAGCTGGA
This window of the Gimesia fumaroli genome carries:
- a CDS encoding lysylphosphatidylglycerol synthase transmembrane domain-containing protein, whose amino-acid sequence is MSDTKAIPVSKSVSARVWKLIKWGLLALVLYFVGQQGYQLYQEQSDSLAEIQIKPVWLVLAGCCNFVAWLPSVWFWQRLMITSGEQVAFWPTARAYYGGHLGKYIPGKVSVLLIRATLLKEFGVRVSVSALTAAYETLAVMGVGLVVFLALVPHVFNSDQLAEWPAWIQSIQARPLLVPILFLFVLFVSLPLVSRLLNLVSKKITKSEVEASAAEPRPSISIRLLYVGVFVFLISWILHGLSLGLILTSLGNSGPNWHEWPLWTAAISAAFSLGFAALFAPAGLGVREGLIAAILAGSPAIGPVNAFVAALLIRIVSFASEILAAFVLYYGIRSRTDMDTISTQETLPSDTN
- a CDS encoding DUF1802 family protein is translated as MLAQNRIAFKEWGAVCAALGQGRQSVLVRKGGIHEGQQGFRVDHREFWLFSTRFHQGAEQLQPEFSDLLQAPIAIEPASEKIMLALYAVVEKVAEIKDPSVLSRLDSLQVLNQETIQQRFEYKNPGLFVLLVRAYQLSQPFEVESETRYAGCRSWVELSQEYSTSNLTPILTDEQFAQQQQALEQIIT
- a CDS encoding M3 family metallopeptidase, whose product is MDQQNTLADNPLLVSEGLPRFDCIEPQHIEPAVKSLLEQSTSGLEKIEKQAEPSWEGLMQPLEELDYPWERSWGSIGHLLGVKNTPELREAYESVLPEVVAFSLRVKQSKPIYEALKSLRDSNKWNELNDAQRRIIDKRILSAELAGIGLEGEQLTRFNEIATELSRLATKFSNNVLDATKAFSLIITDPDVVEGFPDSLKQLTAQSYNSWDDKEADTEATPEQGPWRISLDFPCFGPFMQHCRKRDLREKVYRAFITRASEGDVDNTPLIPQILKLRKEKAQLLGYQSFAEVSLAEKMAPSIDAVLEMEERLRTASWDAGQQDLKELQEFAAEQGETEPIIQWDFAFWSERLREQRFSYTDEELRPYFSLEKVLDGLFELVNRIFGITVTAVAEEVPVWNKDVRYFNIASETGETIAGFYLDPYARPADKRGGAWMDDCLGRKIVAGNVQIPVAHLVCNSTPPVGDKPSLMTFREVETLFHEFGHGLQHMLTTINEADAAGINGVEWDAVELASQFMENWCYHKPTLLGMAKHFETGETLPDELFEKIKSARNYQAGTQMLRQIQFGVVDLKLHSEFDPNGSQTVFDVQREVSQTTSILPMLPEDRFLCSFQHIFAGGYAAGYFSYKWAEVLSADAFSAFEEAGLDNEQAVAETGRRFRDTILAKGGSCHPMDLFKEFRGREPSPEPLLRHTGLL
- a CDS encoding TrkH family potassium uptake protein, which encodes MNWLLLCRLLGLVGMLVGASMVFSLPWAFPIFGETAEFESAGFWGICGAIACSVVSGSILYLVGRNEHGTILRKEALAIVGLSWIYSGILGCLPFLFSGTMVTPNIPMTIPDALFESISGFTTTGASVLRELEDPALVPRSVLFWRSFTHCLGGMGIIVLFVAILSHLGAGGKALMKREVPGPTSEAVRPRVRESAIVMWTIYVSFTLVLALILWLEGMSVFDAFCHSFGSMATGGFSTHNASVGYFNSSLIEFTIAAFMVAAGTNFSLYFLSLKNIRSQDRSWKHFIAPLRNDIEFRTYLIILGSAILFLTYNLMRNQIYDNLPDALRYAGFQAVSIMTTTGYGTGDFDTWNESSKMLLLLLMFVGGCAGSTAGGIKVIRFVLFAKIIWLEIEKSFRPNVVRPVRLGETNIEQSIRNDVTVYFSLVLVIFIFSSLLLTAIEPNTEWQKNKPEKLIDCTSAVVATLNNIGPGVGELGPTENYADFTLTGKVILTVLMLLGRLELFAILVLFVPSFWKNY
- a CDS encoding FG-GAP repeat domain-containing protein translates to MVARPLFRTGYQLGFAFLFFTLTVSLPAEELEQLTYHNPDLEVDLGVGLWAWPLPMDYDGDGDLDLLVSCPDKPSNGTYFFENRSDGKQKLPVFEPGVRLGKGYHNTCLSSINGTPRVLVSGREVVDFQKQGFDKLTALPVDRNVHGKKVRANQWYYVDYDGDQDHDLIVGVGDWGDYGWDDAYNEQGQWTNGPLHGLVYVLKNSGTDEKPNYEKPVKIKVGDQPLEVFGWPSPNFADFDHDGDLDLLCGEFLDQLTYFENIGTRSEPRYVSGRRLANNGQPLQMDLQMIVPTAIDWDQDGDTDLVIGDEDGRVAFMENTGELLGGLPQFLSPRYFRQKAAGVKFGALATPYAYDWDGDGDEDLICGNTAGYIGLIENLDGNANSPQLAAPRYLEAGGRPIRIQAGPNGSIQGPCEAKWGYTTQTVADWNQDGLPDLLVNSIWGEILWYENIGTRKAPKLAPAQTVDVEWKGNVPKPAWNWWNPRGNQLVTQWRTTPVAVDFNQDGLTDLVMLDHEGYIAFFERVRDGKELKLQPGQRIFVDESLKPIQLNPKRAGGSGRYKLHIVDWDGDGRLDLLVNSMNADFYRNEKTVDGKVVLKNQGPLSSRKLAGHTSSPCTVDWDKDGVRDLIVGAEDGYLYWMQNPRSKK
- a CDS encoding nucleotide sugar dehydrogenase, which codes for MANQLEQAIKDKTAIIGIIGLGYVGLPLIDAFVNSGFKTMGFDVDQNKVDQLQAGKSYIQHIPSKTVSDWLEKKQFESTTDLSRMSEADALLICVPTPLTTSRDPDLAYVENTAKAIAESLRPGQLVVLESTTYPTTTRDVLLPILDAKGLKIGEDYYLAYSPEREDPGNPDFSAAGIPKVVGGMEENSLRIAAALYEHAVVNVIPVSSPEVAEACKILENTYRAVNIAMVNELKTLFDRMGIDVWEVIDAAKTKPFGFQAFYPGPGLGGHCIPIDPFYLSWLARKEGLTTRFIELAGEVNTRMPRYVIDRLAEFLNQQGKPLKGSKICMLGVAYKKDVDDPRESPSFHLLDLLLERGVDFTYNDPHIPSLPKMRHHNVPAMESQELTPEFLAAQDCVLIATDHSAYDYDFIVKHSGMILDTRNATKNVTEGREKIYKA
- a CDS encoding alpha/beta fold hydrolase; the encoded protein is MKTLGGRQFWGDVQFFQGWKIQQNVISKHYRLLDAGDQRHASGTLEACQARLEEIKEANQLKPMQGKAVILIHGIIRSSKSFEKLKAACRQSGRMVVPFDYPSTQVTIPENANYLAQVIESLEGVEEIDLVVHSMGGLVVRSWLSQQPDVDSRIKRMVMLGVPNRGADMADRFRSNLLFKVIFGPAGQQLVTEANSDFIAKLPTPPFPFGIVAGGRNALKGYNPLIRGDNDGTVGVNSTRLPGAADYILLPVLHSFMMSDSETIAYTMRFLKTGAFRESGETQPIPVAETETVP
- a CDS encoding ThuA domain-containing protein, translating into MKPLSYLLICFSSLLLGAMFVTETQAGEKPHVVFVTGDDEYRSEESMPMLAKILKRDYGFDVTICYSLDEDGNIAPGNQKSISGLEALDDADLMVLFTRFRDLPPEQFQHFLKYVKSGKPVVGFRTATHAFLFRDPKSPFKDWNNEKIAELVGQRWITHHGHFGDGHEFLTEVTIDDDAKEHPILRGVKPYKAYSWLYHVHGGSEGHKLAGDSKPLLIGHSLKSNHQMKGNLDKFPMTNPVAWTKTYKGEDGTKGRVFFTTTAHPFDFKDSNVRKLSLNGILWALGMEDQIPTQGAKTDFVGEYEPNNSGTGPKKYKTGQKPEKI